Part of the Mycolicibacterium thermoresistibile genome, TATGTGCTAAATTCGCACACATATGTGCACTATCCTTAGAGGATCACTCTCACGATGACGTCTGTCAAGGGCCGCGGCGCCCCCGCCGAGCGGCCGGCCGCGGTGTCGCAGACGCTGGCCCGCGGGCTGAGTGCGCTGCAGGCCGTGGCCGGCGCGCCCGACGGTCTGACGGTGCAGCAGGTGGCCGACGAGGTCGGGGTGCACCGCACCATCGCGTACCGGTTGCTCGGCACGCTCAGTCAGTTCCGGTACGTGATCAGGGGGGACGATGGCCGGTACCGGCCCGCGGCCGCGCTGGCACTGCTGGGCGCCGCGTTCGACAACAATCTGCGGCAGTACAGCGTGCCGGTGCTGCGGGCGTTGGCCGACGAAGTCGGCACCACGGTGTCGCTTTTGGTGGCAGAGGGTGATCAGCAGGTCGCCATCGCGGTGATCGTGCCGACCCAGGTCTTCTACCAGCTGTCCTTCCACGAGGGCAGCCGGTATCCGATCGACCGCGGCGCGGCCGGGATCGCGTTGCTGGCCAGCATGCCGCCGCGACCCGGCGAACGGGACCTGGTGCGTCAGACCCGTGAACAGGGTTGGGTGATCACCCACGGCGAGATCGAGCCGGACACGTACGGTTTGGCGGTGCCCGTGCGCCGGCGGCCGCACGCGCCGGCGACCTGCATCAATCTCATCTCGCACCGCGAGGACGTGGTGCGACGCGGTAAGGACGCCGTGGTCCGGGCCGCACAGGAACTATCCGCGATCCTCAACTGAGGGTCGACCAGCCGAAAGGATGCTCTGGTGACCGAGTGGGACCGGGAGACCGATGTCATCGTGCTGGGCACCGGCGGCGCCGGGCTGACCGCCGCACTGACCGCGGTGGTCGACGGCGCGGCAGTGGAGGTGTTCGAGAAGGCCCCGACCGTCGGTGGCACCACCGCGGTGTCCGGCGGGATCGCCTGGATCCCGGCACACGACCGCGCCTCCGACGAGCTGACGGTCGAGGATGCGATGGCGTATCTGCGGGCGCAGTCACTGGGATACATGGACGACGACCTGGTGGAGACCTTCGTCCGCACCGGACCCCAGATGCTCGACTTCGTCGAGCGGCACAGCGAGCTGAGATTCGAGGTGGCCGAAGGGTTTCCCGACTACAAGCCCGAACTGCCCGGCGGCCGCCCCGGGGGCGGGCGTTCGCTGCACGCCGCGCCCTACGACCTGGGCCGGCTGGGCGGCTGGCGGGAGAAGATCACGTCGTTCCCACCCGATTTCAGCAATGTCGGTATCGACGCCGAGACACGGGCCCGCATCCACGCCGCGGTCGAGGACACCGACGGGGACTACTGCGTCGCCGGCACCGCGCTGATCGCCGGACTGTTGGACGCCCTGCTGCGGGCCGGTGTGGCACCACACACCAACGCCCGGGCGCTGGAGTTGATCGGCGACGCCGGACGGATTCGCGGCGTGCGGATCAGCCGGGGCGACAGCGGGGTCGACCAGGAGATGCTGGTCGGCGCCCGCCGCGGCGTGGTGCTCGCCACCGGCGGCTTCGAATGGGACAGCCGGCTGGTGGAGGCGTATCTGCGCGGCCCGATGCGCGGCGCGGTGTCGCCACCGAACAACACCGGGGACGGTCTGCGCATGGCGATGGCGCACGGCGCGGATCTGGCCAACATGGGTGAGGCCTGGTGGGTGCCGATCGTGCAGATCCCGGGCGACACCTTCGGCGGGCAGCCGCGCAGCCGCTCGGTGCGGCTGGAGCGCACCCGCCCGCGCAGCATCATCGTCAACCGCTTCGGGCGGCGGTTCGTCAACGAGGCCGGTGAGTACAACTCGATGGCCGGCGCGTTCCAGTACCTCGATCCCCGCGACGGCTACGTGAACGACCCGGCGTGGATCGTGTTCGACGCCGGACACCTCGAACGCTACGGATTCCTCGGGGTCGCCCCCGGCGAACCGGTGCCGGACTGGTTCAACGCCTCCGACGATCTGGCCGAACTGGCCACCAGGACCGGGATCGACCCGGACGGTCTGCAGCGCACCGTGGACGCCTGGAACAAGAACGTCGCCGATGGTGTGGACCCAGATTTCGGCCGTGGCTCCAGCGCCTACGACGGCTACTGGGGCGACACCGGCGCCCCCACCCCGGCCGCCCGGACCCTGGGCCCGCTCGACGCCGCGCCGTACTTCGCGGTGCCGGTGCGCATCGGCGCGATGGGCACCAAGGGCGGTCCGCGCACCGACCGGGACGGCCGGGTGCTCCATGTCAGCGGCGCACCGATCGTCGGGCTCTACGCCGCCGGCAACGCGATGGCCGGCGTCACCGGTAAGGCCTATGGTGGCGCCGGTGGAACCCTGGGCCCGGCCCTGGTTTTCGGCTTCCGGGCCGGTCACCACGCCGCCACCGGCGGATCGGTCGACTGATCCGCGGCGGGTGTACGCGACGCCGCCGGCCGGCGGGCGAAGTCCGGCGTGCGTTCCGAGAACGGCCCTCCGGTGAGGACGAACCCGGCGAGCTTGCGCGGCAGCGCACTTCGGCCGATCCGCGACATCAGCCGCCCCGGGCGCGGCGCAGCGTCGGCGGCCGGGGCCGCCAGGAGCTCCCGGAGCCGCCGGTGCATGAGCTGCTGCACCGTCTGGGTGAGGACGGTGGGGAGCGCTCGCCGAACCTGTACCCGGGCCAGGTGCCGGGTGGACAACGTGCCCTCGCGCAGGGGGCCCGCGATGATCCGGGCAGCCGCCACGGCGTCGGCGATCGCGAGGTTCACCCCGATCCCGCCGGCCGGCGACATCGCGTGCGCCGCGTCGCCGATGAACAGGATGCCGTCGCTGAACCATCGGCGCAGCCGATTCAGTCGCACATCAAGCAGTTTGACGTCGTCAAGGGATTCGAGCTCGGCGACCCGGCCGGCCAGGGCGGGAACCAGTTCCGCCACGTCGCGACGCAGCGCCTCGATGCCTCGTGCCCGCAGTTCGGCATCGCGGCCTTTGGGGATCAGATAGCCGATCTGGTAGTAGTCACCCCGGTCGACCATCGCACACCGGTGCCCGATGTGGGAGACCCCGGAGAGTTCGGCGGGGTCGTCGGGACAGCGGGGCAACCGGAACCACCACACGTCCATCGGGACATCGAAGGTGCGCAGCCGCAGATCCAGCGCGCTGCGCAACGCCGACCAGCGTCCGTCACAGGCAACCGTCAAGGCGGCGGGCATCTCCCGGATCGCACCGTCGGGCCCGCGGTACCGGACCCCGGTGACGGCCCCTCGGTCCCGGATCGGGCCGACCACCTCGGTACCGCGCAACAGCCGGAAGGACGGCTCGCGTGCGGCCGCGTCCGCCAGCGTCTCCAGAAAGTCCCATTGCGGCACCACCCCGACGAACGGCCGGCCGGTGCGCACGCCGTCGACGGTGTCGAGCGGGTGCAGGAACGGTTCCAACTGCTCGGACAACCCGAGATCCGACATCAGCCTGCGGGTGCTTCGGTGCACGGTGTCGCCGCGGAAGTCGCGCAGGAAATCGGCATGCTTCTCCATCACGGTCACCGCGATCCCGGCGCGCGCGAGTAACAACCCGAGCACCATCCCGGCCGGTCCGCCCCCGGCGATGACGCATGTCGCCTGCGGGGCGTCGAGGTGGTCTGTCGTTTCGTTCACGGTGCTGTGCAGTTCCTTTCGGTCCATGCGCGGGCTCAGTTCGGCTCGGCCGGCCGGTGGGCCCGGTCGGTGGGTGACGACGGTTCTGTCGGGTCGCCCGGTGTGATCTCGGCGTGCGGGACGGATCCCCGGGTGCGGCTGATTCGACCGGCGCCGCCCAGCACCCGGATACCCGCAGCGGACGGGGCCGTGGCCGCCGACATCGACGCCGGCTGCTGATGTTCGTGGCGGTGGCCGTGAAGACCGTCCTTCTGTCCGCGTCGCCGCCGGATCGGCGCCGATTCGCGTGCGGCCGCCGCCGCTGCTGCGCTTCCGGCCGGCTCCACAATCGAGGCCGCCCTCCTCGCTCCCGCGCTTCGGCGTGCGACGCCGGGAGCGGGCTGCGCGGCGATCAGATACGGAGGTCCGGATGTGCCGACCGGCGGTGCGGAATGCGGAGCGGGCGGCACGGAATGACCGGCGGGAGGCGGGGAACCCGCACCGCCCGGAGCCGTCCCGGTGGTCGGCGCCGCCGACCCGGTCGGCGCAGGTGGCGCGCTCGAGCCGGAGGGCAGCGACGGTCCCCCGGCCGGTACCGGGGCGGCCGACGCGCCGCCGTCGGCTGCGGGAACCGCGGTCAGGCCGGCCAGCCCCGCCAAACCGCTCAGGCCCGCCCACACGCCGGCGAGACCGCCCAACGCGGCGACGGCCACCGGGAGCAACGCGGGCATCAGCGGCACCAGCTGGGCCAGCATCCCCGAGACCGCGACGGTCGTGTGGACGACACCGGTGAACAGGAGGTAGACGAGGACGGGAAACAGGTAGGCGGGGTTGGAGAGGCCCATCAGCAGAAAGCTCATGATGGTGGCCATCGGCGGGCCGTCGCCGGTGGCGCCCGGCAGCAGCGGTGCGAGCAGGGTGCCCAGGAGCCCGTCGGGCAGCGCGTCGGCGAAACCCGGCGGGAACAGCGGCGCGAACAGCCGATCGATCAATTCGTTGATCTCGTCGAGCAGGGTCCGCGACTCCGCGGCCCTGAGTTCGGCGGTGACGTGCGCCCCGGTGATCGCCGCGGTCGCGGATTCACCCGTTCCCGCACCCAGGATCGGCGGCGGGGCGACGGTGCGCGGTGTCGCGCTCACCGCCGCAGAGGCGACGGCCTCGTAGGTCGCCATGGTGGTGGCGGCCTGGATCCACATCCGGGCGTAGTCGGCCTCGTTCACCGCGATCGGAATCGTGTTGACGCCGAAGAAGTTGGTGGCGACCAGGGCCGCGTGGGTGGTCCGGTTCGCGGTCAGTTCGGCCATGGTCGGCATGGCCGCCAGGGCCGAGGCGTGGGCCGCGGCGGCGGCCTCGAGCTGGGCACCGGCCGCGGCGGCGGCCGCCGCGGTGTCGGTGAGCCAGAACAGATAGGGCCCGTGCGCCGCGGCATACGCGTCTGCGCCGACGCCCTCCCACGCCGTGGCGCAGGTCTGGCTCACCACGGCGGCCAACTCGACGGCCGCGGCCCGATACTCGTCGCTCAACATGCGCCAGGCATCGGCCGCAGCGGACAGCGCACCCGGGCCGGGGCCGGTGCGCAGCAGCGTCGAATGAACCTCGGGCGGCAGCGCCATCCATATCGGAGCGGGCCCTATCGGAGCGGGCATCGGCCGGCCTCCCTCGCCAGTCGTGGATCGGTGCGGCGGCCACGTTAATGGAAATGATTTTCACTTTCAATAGCGATGGCGAGGTCGATGACCCACGACGACGAGAGGTGGAGACGAACTCAGGGCACCGCGGGGCCTCGATTCATCCGCGAAGCGACGCCCCTCGGTTCTCGGCACCGGCAGCCACCCGCGGACGGCCGATCCGAGCCCCGGTGGCGCCGGCGGGCCGCCCACCTGCGGGCGGTCGACCGATCAGACGCGCGGTCAGTCCGGCCGCGTGAACAGCTGTGCGGCAGCGGAATACGGATCCCGGCGGCCGTCGGCCACCTGTTCGGCCAGGCGATCCAGGTCGGGGTGGTTGCGCAGCTGCGTCTGGGCCAGCGAGAGGATCTGGGTGCGGGCACGAGCGCGGCGCCGGTCGGCGGTGTCGGTGTCGGCACGCGGGTGACCGTCGATGGCGGCGATCAGCTCGGGCAGCCCTTCCCCTTGCACCGCAACGAGTTTGAGCACCGGCAGGTGGGTCTCCATCCGCAGGTCCCGCGCGGTCTGATCGGCCCCGTCCCGGTCGGCCTTGTTCACCACCACCAGATCGGCGACCTCGAGCAGGCCGGCCTTGGCCGCCTGCACCGCGTCACCCGCGCCGGGGTTGACAATCACCACGGTCGGATCGGCGATCGCGGCGATCTCGATCTCGGACTGACCCACCCCGACGCTCTCCAGCACGACCAGGTCGAAATCCAGTGCCGCCAGCAGTCTGATGGCGGCAGGCACCGCCGCGGCCAGGCCGCCGAGATGTCCGCGGGTGGCGACCGACCGGATCAACACGTCCGGATCGTTGATGTGGGCGGCCATCCGGATCCGGTCGCCGAGCAACGCCCCGCCGCTGTAGGGCGAGGACGGATCGACGGCCAGCACCGCGACCCGCCGGCCCCGCTCCCGGTAGGCCCCCACCAGGGCCCCCACCGTCGTCGACTTGCCCGCCCCGGGCGGTCCGGTGATCCCGATGACCCGGGGTGGCGCCGTCTCGCCCAGCGCGGCGAGCACCTCGTCCCGACGCGGCCCCTCCACCAGGCTCAGCAACCGTCCGGCGGCGCGGATCGACCCGCTGCGCGCCGCCGTGACGAGCTCGTGGATGTTCATCACTGCGCAGCTTACGGAGCGGGCACCTCGATCACCGTCGCCGAGCCCATTCCGCCGCCCGCACACATCGCGGCCACACCGACACCTCCCCCGCGCCTGCGCAATTCGTGTACCAGGGTCACCAGCATGCGCGCACCGGTCGCCGCCACCGGGTGGCCGAGCGAGCAACCGCTGCCGTTGGGATTGACCCGGTCCGGATCCAGGTCGAGCAGTTTGACGGTCGCCACGCACATCGACGCGAACGCCTCGTTGATCTCGAACAGGTCCACATCGGCCAGTGACATCCGGGCCTTCGCCAGCGCTTTCGGTATGGCCTCGACCGGGGCCAGCCCGGTGGCCGCCGGATCGACCCCGACCGACGTCCACGACTTGATGACGGCCAGCACCGGCAGGCCGAGCCGATCGCTGGCGATCGTCAGGACCGCCGCACCGTCGTTGGCGCCGCACGCGTTTCCCGCGGTGATCGAGAACCCCTCGATCTCGGGGTGCAGCGGCTTGAGTGCGGCCAGTTTCTCCAGGGTGGTGTCGCGGCGCGGATGCTCGTCGGTGTCGAACAGGCCGTGTGGGGTATCGATCGGCACGATCTCGTTCTTGAACCGGCCCTCGTCGATGGCCGCGATCGCCTTGCGGTGCGATCCCAGCGCCCATTCGTCCATCTCCTGCCGGCTCACCCCGGCCTGCACCGCGGCGTTCCAGCCGACGGTGATCGACATGTCCATGTTCGGGGCGTCGGCGCGGTCCGGATGGGTGGGCGGAAACCACGGCACCCAGTCGCCCTCGTGGCCCCCGCCGCTCGGGCCTCCACCCTGTCGGCGGACGAACCGGGGCGAGGTGGACGCCGAGTTCACCCCGCCGGCGATGACGAGGTGATCCATTCCGGCGCGCACCCCGGCCGCGGCGGTCTGCACCGCCCCCTGCCCGGCCGCGCAGTGCCGGTTGATCGCCAGCCCCGGCACCGCGGTCAGCCCGGCCGTGATCGCCGCGTGCCGGGCGATGACACCGCCGCCGTAGAGCCCCTCGCCGAGGATGACGTCGTCGATCGGGCCCGGCACGTCGCCGAGGTCCGCCACCGCCGCTCCCACCACATGCTCGGCGAGTCGGTAGCCGTCGGTGTCCCGCAGGGTGCCCTTCCCGGCGGTGCCGATCGGGGTGCGCAACGCGGAGACGATGACCGCTTCAGGCATGGATGTACTCCCTCTCCGAACCGAGTGAGAATGATATTCTCTCGTGTCGAGAGTATCGGTTGCACGAAGGGGAAACCACATGCAGATCGCCGGAAGCGCGGCCCTCGTCGTCGGTGGCGCCGGGGGGCTCGGTGAAGCCACGGTGCGCCGCCTGCACGCCGCCGGTGCGAAAGTGGTCGTGGCCGACCTCGCCGACGAACGGGGCGGCGAGCTCGAGAAGGAGCTGGGTGTGCGGTACGTCCGCACCGACGCCACCTCCGAGCAGGACGTGCTGGCGGCCATCGCCGAAGCCGAATCCCTGGGCCCGCTTCGCATCTCGGTGGACACCCACGGCGGTCCGGCCGGCGGCGGGCGGCTGGTCGGCAAGGACGGCTCCCCGCTCGGCCTGGAGGCGTTCGAGACGACGATCAAGTACTACCTGACCGCGGTGTTCAACATCATGCGGCTGACCGCCGCGGCGATCGGCCGCACCGAACCGCTCGAGGAGGGCGGCCGCGGCGTCATCGTCAACACCGCCTCGATCGCGGGGTATGAGGGTCAGATCGGGCAGCTCCCCTACGCCGCCGCCAAGGGCGGGGTGATCGGGATGACGCTCAACGCCGCTCGCGACCTGTCCCCGCTGGGCATCCGCGTCGTCACCATCGCGCCGGGCACCATCAACACCCCGGCCTACGGTCAGCACGCCGATCAACTCGAGGCGTACTGGGGTCCGCAGGTGCCGTTCCCCAAGCGGATGGGCCGGTCCACCGAATACGCCCAGCTCGCCCAGAGCATCATCGAGAACGACTACCTCAACGGCGAGATCATCCGCCTCGACGGGGCGCTGCGCTTCCCGCCCAAGTGAGCATTCCGAGGGATTTCGGCGTGCGTACGGTCGCTCACCGACCGTACGCACGCCGAAATCGCAGTCAGTTCCTGCGGGCGTTGAGGCCGGCGACGATGTTGCGGAAGTCCTCGGTCTCGAAGGACTGGGCTTCGGCGGTGTTGCCGTAGTCCAGGGTGGCCATCACGGCCCTCTCCATGTGGATGTTCAGCAGCCGCTTGGTCGCCTCGAGCGCCTGCCGGGGCATCCTGCTCATCTTCCGGGCCGCCGCGACCGCATCGGCGACCGGATCCTCCGACAGATGATTGGCCAGCCCCAACTCCACCGCGCGCTGCGCCGGGATCCGGGCCCCGGTCAGCGCGTACTCCTTGGCCAACAGCAGGCTGATGTGCAGCGGCCAGGTGATCGGTCCGCCGTCGGCGGCCAC contains:
- a CDS encoding IclR family transcriptional regulator, which codes for MTSVKGRGAPAERPAAVSQTLARGLSALQAVAGAPDGLTVQQVADEVGVHRTIAYRLLGTLSQFRYVIRGDDGRYRPAAALALLGAAFDNNLRQYSVPVLRALADEVGTTVSLLVAEGDQQVAIAVIVPTQVFYQLSFHEGSRYPIDRGAAGIALLASMPPRPGERDLVRQTREQGWVITHGEIEPDTYGLAVPVRRRPHAPATCINLISHREDVVRRGKDAVVRAAQELSAILN
- a CDS encoding FAD-dependent oxidoreductase; the protein is MTEWDRETDVIVLGTGGAGLTAALTAVVDGAAVEVFEKAPTVGGTTAVSGGIAWIPAHDRASDELTVEDAMAYLRAQSLGYMDDDLVETFVRTGPQMLDFVERHSELRFEVAEGFPDYKPELPGGRPGGGRSLHAAPYDLGRLGGWREKITSFPPDFSNVGIDAETRARIHAAVEDTDGDYCVAGTALIAGLLDALLRAGVAPHTNARALELIGDAGRIRGVRISRGDSGVDQEMLVGARRGVVLATGGFEWDSRLVEAYLRGPMRGAVSPPNNTGDGLRMAMAHGADLANMGEAWWVPIVQIPGDTFGGQPRSRSVRLERTRPRSIIVNRFGRRFVNEAGEYNSMAGAFQYLDPRDGYVNDPAWIVFDAGHLERYGFLGVAPGEPVPDWFNASDDLAELATRTGIDPDGLQRTVDAWNKNVADGVDPDFGRGSSAYDGYWGDTGAPTPAARTLGPLDAAPYFAVPVRIGAMGTKGGPRTDRDGRVLHVSGAPIVGLYAAGNAMAGVTGKAYGGAGGTLGPALVFGFRAGHHAATGGSVD
- a CDS encoding FAD-dependent oxidoreductase; this translates as MDRKELHSTVNETTDHLDAPQATCVIAGGGPAGMVLGLLLARAGIAVTVMEKHADFLRDFRGDTVHRSTRRLMSDLGLSEQLEPFLHPLDTVDGVRTGRPFVGVVPQWDFLETLADAAAREPSFRLLRGTEVVGPIRDRGAVTGVRYRGPDGAIREMPAALTVACDGRWSALRSALDLRLRTFDVPMDVWWFRLPRCPDDPAELSGVSHIGHRCAMVDRGDYYQIGYLIPKGRDAELRARGIEALRRDVAELVPALAGRVAELESLDDVKLLDVRLNRLRRWFSDGILFIGDAAHAMSPAGGIGVNLAIADAVAAARIIAGPLREGTLSTRHLARVQVRRALPTVLTQTVQQLMHRRLRELLAAPAADAAPRPGRLMSRIGRSALPRKLAGFVLTGGPFSERTPDFARRPAASRTPAADQSTDPPVAAW
- a CDS encoding PPE family protein; this encodes MPAPIGPAPIWMALPPEVHSTLLRTGPGPGALSAAADAWRMLSDEYRAAAVELAAVVSQTCATAWEGVGADAYAAAHGPYLFWLTDTAAAAAAAGAQLEAAAAAHASALAAMPTMAELTANRTTHAALVATNFFGVNTIPIAVNEADYARMWIQAATTMATYEAVASAAVSATPRTVAPPPILGAGTGESATAAITGAHVTAELRAAESRTLLDEINELIDRLFAPLFPPGFADALPDGLLGTLLAPLLPGATGDGPPMATIMSFLLMGLSNPAYLFPVLVYLLFTGVVHTTVAVSGMLAQLVPLMPALLPVAVAALGGLAGVWAGLSGLAGLAGLTAVPAADGGASAAPVPAGGPSLPSGSSAPPAPTGSAAPTTGTAPGGAGSPPPAGHSVPPAPHSAPPVGTSGPPYLIAAQPAPGVARRSAGARRAASIVEPAGSAAAAAAARESAPIRRRRGQKDGLHGHRHEHQQPASMSAATAPSAAGIRVLGGAGRISRTRGSVPHAEITPGDPTEPSSPTDRAHRPAEPN
- the meaB gene encoding methylmalonyl Co-A mutase-associated GTPase MeaB, which encodes MNIHELVTAARSGSIRAAGRLLSLVEGPRRDEVLAALGETAPPRVIGITGPPGAGKSTTVGALVGAYRERGRRVAVLAVDPSSPYSGGALLGDRIRMAAHINDPDVLIRSVATRGHLGGLAAAVPAAIRLLAALDFDLVVLESVGVGQSEIEIAAIADPTVVIVNPGAGDAVQAAKAGLLEVADLVVVNKADRDGADQTARDLRMETHLPVLKLVAVQGEGLPELIAAIDGHPRADTDTADRRRARARTQILSLAQTQLRNHPDLDRLAEQVADGRRDPYSAAAQLFTRPD
- a CDS encoding thiolase family protein, with the protein product MPEAVIVSALRTPIGTAGKGTLRDTDGYRLAEHVVGAAVADLGDVPGPIDDVILGEGLYGGGVIARHAAITAGLTAVPGLAINRHCAAGQGAVQTAAAGVRAGMDHLVIAGGVNSASTSPRFVRRQGGGPSGGGHEGDWVPWFPPTHPDRADAPNMDMSITVGWNAAVQAGVSRQEMDEWALGSHRKAIAAIDEGRFKNEIVPIDTPHGLFDTDEHPRRDTTLEKLAALKPLHPEIEGFSITAGNACGANDGAAVLTIASDRLGLPVLAVIKSWTSVGVDPAATGLAPVEAIPKALAKARMSLADVDLFEINEAFASMCVATVKLLDLDPDRVNPNGSGCSLGHPVAATGARMLVTLVHELRRRGGGVGVAAMCAGGGMGSATVIEVPAP
- a CDS encoding SDR family NAD(P)-dependent oxidoreductase, whose product is MQIAGSAALVVGGAGGLGEATVRRLHAAGAKVVVADLADERGGELEKELGVRYVRTDATSEQDVLAAIAEAESLGPLRISVDTHGGPAGGGRLVGKDGSPLGLEAFETTIKYYLTAVFNIMRLTAAAIGRTEPLEEGGRGVIVNTASIAGYEGQIGQLPYAAAKGGVIGMTLNAARDLSPLGIRVVTIAPGTINTPAYGQHADQLEAYWGPQVPFPKRMGRSTEYAQLAQSIIENDYLNGEIIRLDGALRFPPK